In Gimesia chilikensis, the following proteins share a genomic window:
- a CDS encoding YCF48-related protein, which produces MLIFNRRNTDITLSVLFLQSLLALCLLASPVSLQADTGTGAAGSPLLDDANLHAVQFLGSKTGWAVGDRGVIRKTVDGGQSWQFVPSPVDFPLRHICFVTDQIGWIAGGGTSPYGHLNQGVLLFTKDGGKTWTELIQKRLPRLHYVRFFGMQQGVVVGDTSVQHATGVFKTEDGGQTWQDITGHEADGYRSAAFFDEETGVVAGNRGHLTLVGGGAVMPPRFPPQGLRGIQNINVPLTATGWMAGDGAMLRKTTNRGLVWEMPAGALPDPLKDFTDFKAVEVRGDRIWVVGDPGSVIWHSRDGGQTWHQQWTGQSIPLLSIDFVDDQIGYAVGALGTILRTSDGGMTWQSNHADARRVALMCVHAQPEQISFEMLSKYAGDQGYRSMVMLPIRRDLGPEGPRFQDLDLRLGEAVVSVGASVGRQDWRFPVDIPELEQNADRLIAEWNKHTEGRLAAVTLSRFVSQLRTWRPDVLIIDQPQGKDAASTLMKDAMLQAVRYAADGSRYLEHREQAGLNPWKVKKVFLRLPPGSSGHVSVEADEYLARLGLTAATAASSGKQILGKEVTGDESRFVYRQIDVDAVEGAGAPSVISGGSLFAGIGIAPGSAARRKLSEINVEDEERNRKLAERQRNLKAIAAKLITDPHYSAQLVSHLKTMTQGMSERQAALQLEQLAQQYIDHQDLEKAEATCQELVEQYPRQPEAVRAMLWLFQLWSSEEIAWQRNKNVPVERSRSTNSPGQVTNQVQNASQFSDPSTASLLETVRQVGQLNTGAPENWRTQTAENWKKQALAAVRWFQKYAPAFYETPEVQIPLASLYRLIGSHGKADDIFRNYYTPAANESWKNIAKAENWLLHPASAPPRPVYLCKFTKTRPILDGVLSDECWQSADELHLSANPAENGGDPDAIGANPLDRPFVLMSYDRDYLYVAASIPIRDELEYPAAPDSGRTYDADLQRQDRLAFAFDIDRDYTTYYQLEVDHRGWTRDSCWIDQSWNPRWYVAREKDKRHWRTEFAIPLQELVPQTQLKRSTWGFSVVRILPALGLEGWNYPLTTSPRPDTFGLMKFE; this is translated from the coding sequence ATGCTGATTTTCAACCGCCGGAATACTGATATCACCCTGAGCGTGCTGTTCCTGCAGAGTCTGCTTGCGCTCTGTCTGCTGGCTTCGCCTGTCTCGCTACAGGCAGACACAGGAACCGGGGCGGCAGGTTCGCCTCTGCTCGACGATGCCAATCTGCATGCGGTGCAGTTTCTGGGTTCCAAAACCGGTTGGGCAGTCGGCGATCGGGGCGTGATCCGTAAGACCGTCGACGGCGGACAGAGCTGGCAGTTTGTGCCGAGCCCCGTGGATTTTCCTCTGAGACATATCTGTTTTGTCACCGACCAGATCGGCTGGATCGCCGGAGGAGGGACGTCCCCTTACGGTCATTTGAACCAGGGCGTCCTGCTGTTTACCAAAGACGGAGGCAAGACCTGGACCGAACTGATCCAGAAGCGATTACCGCGCCTGCATTACGTGCGGTTCTTCGGCATGCAGCAAGGCGTCGTGGTGGGAGACACCTCGGTCCAGCATGCGACCGGTGTTTTCAAAACAGAGGATGGAGGCCAGACCTGGCAGGATATCACAGGTCACGAAGCGGACGGCTATCGCAGTGCTGCTTTCTTCGATGAAGAGACCGGAGTCGTCGCCGGCAACCGGGGACATCTGACCCTGGTCGGGGGCGGTGCCGTCATGCCGCCACGCTTTCCACCGCAGGGGCTGCGCGGCATACAGAACATCAATGTCCCGTTGACTGCAACAGGCTGGATGGCCGGCGATGGCGCCATGTTACGAAAAACGACCAATCGGGGACTGGTCTGGGAAATGCCTGCAGGGGCGCTGCCCGATCCCTTAAAAGATTTTACCGATTTCAAAGCCGTCGAAGTCCGCGGTGATCGTATCTGGGTCGTCGGCGATCCGGGATCAGTGATCTGGCATTCCAGAGACGGAGGCCAGACCTGGCATCAGCAGTGGACGGGACAGAGTATCCCCCTTTTGTCGATTGATTTCGTCGACGATCAGATCGGCTATGCCGTGGGGGCACTGGGAACCATCTTACGGACCAGCGACGGTGGTATGACGTGGCAGTCGAATCATGCGGATGCCCGTCGTGTGGCACTGATGTGTGTGCATGCCCAGCCCGAACAGATTTCGTTTGAGATGCTGAGTAAATATGCGGGCGATCAGGGTTATCGCAGTATGGTCATGCTGCCGATCCGTCGTGACCTCGGACCGGAAGGGCCGCGGTTTCAGGATCTGGATCTACGACTTGGTGAAGCGGTCGTCAGTGTCGGGGCTTCTGTGGGACGACAGGACTGGCGGTTCCCCGTCGATATTCCTGAGCTGGAACAGAATGCTGATCGCCTGATTGCAGAATGGAACAAACATACGGAAGGTCGACTGGCTGCGGTCACGCTGAGTCGCTTTGTGTCGCAGCTGCGTACCTGGCGACCCGACGTGTTGATCATCGATCAGCCCCAGGGAAAAGATGCGGCGTCCACCCTGATGAAAGATGCGATGCTGCAGGCAGTCCGTTATGCCGCCGATGGCTCGCGATATCTGGAACACCGGGAGCAGGCGGGATTGAACCCCTGGAAAGTCAAAAAGGTCTTTCTGCGTTTGCCGCCGGGAAGCTCGGGACATGTCTCGGTTGAGGCGGACGAATATCTTGCCCGTCTGGGCCTGACGGCTGCGACCGCGGCTTCGTCCGGAAAACAGATTCTGGGCAAGGAAGTCACCGGTGACGAGAGCCGCTTTGTGTATCGGCAGATCGATGTGGACGCCGTTGAGGGAGCAGGGGCACCGTCCGTGATTTCGGGGGGGAGCCTGTTTGCGGGGATTGGTATCGCACCGGGTTCCGCGGCACGTCGAAAACTGTCAGAGATCAACGTCGAAGATGAAGAACGTAATCGGAAGCTGGCTGAACGTCAGCGGAACCTGAAAGCGATCGCGGCGAAGCTGATTACTGATCCCCATTATTCCGCTCAGCTGGTATCACATTTGAAAACAATGACCCAGGGCATGTCTGAACGGCAGGCAGCGTTGCAACTGGAGCAGCTGGCTCAGCAATACATCGATCACCAGGATCTGGAGAAGGCCGAAGCGACCTGTCAGGAACTGGTCGAGCAGTATCCTCGTCAGCCGGAAGCCGTGCGGGCGATGCTCTGGCTGTTCCAGCTCTGGTCGAGTGAAGAGATCGCCTGGCAGAGAAATAAAAATGTACCCGTGGAACGCAGCCGGTCGACCAACTCACCCGGACAGGTGACCAACCAGGTACAGAACGCCTCGCAGTTTTCGGATCCTTCAACGGCCTCGCTGCTGGAGACCGTGCGGCAGGTAGGTCAGCTGAATACAGGGGCGCCCGAGAACTGGCGGACCCAGACTGCTGAGAACTGGAAGAAGCAGGCCCTGGCGGCGGTGCGCTGGTTCCAGAAATACGCGCCCGCTTTTTATGAGACGCCGGAAGTCCAGATTCCCCTGGCGTCGCTCTATCGTCTGATCGGTTCGCATGGTAAGGCCGACGATATTTTCCGTAATTATTACACTCCCGCGGCGAACGAGTCGTGGAAGAACATTGCCAAAGCGGAGAACTGGTTACTGCATCCGGCCAGTGCCCCGCCACGTCCGGTCTATCTCTGTAAATTCACCAAGACGCGACCGATCCTGGACGGTGTGTTGTCCGATGAATGCTGGCAGTCTGCAGACGAACTACACCTCTCCGCGAATCCTGCGGAAAACGGGGGAGACCCGGATGCGATTGGTGCCAACCCGCTGGACCGTCCCTTTGTATTGATGTCTTATGACCGGGACTACCTGTATGTGGCCGCCAGTATTCCCATCCGGGATGAACTGGAATATCCCGCGGCTCCCGATTCGGGGCGGACTTACGATGCGGATCTGCAGCGGCAGGATCGCCTGGCTTTCGCGTTTGATATCGATCGGGATTACACGACTTACTATCAACTGGAAGTCGATCACCGCGGGTGGACGCGTGACAGCTGCTGGATTGATCAGAGCTGGAATCCCCGCTGGTACGTGGCGCGCGAGAAAGACAAGCGGCACTGGCGGACTGAGTTCGCGATTCCATTACAGGAACTCGTACCACAGACACAGCTCAAACGCAGCACCTGGGGCTTTTCGGTCGTGCGGATTCTGCCCGCCCTCGGTCTGGAAGGCTGGAATTATCCCCTGACGACGTCTCCCCGTCCCGATACGTTCGGGCTGATGAAGTTTGAATAG